The following DNA comes from Plodia interpunctella isolate USDA-ARS_2022_Savannah chromosome 1, ilPloInte3.2, whole genome shotgun sequence.
AATTGTTATTGAACACCTAACGACATCTAGCGTATAAACTTGCAAATTATTGCTCAAGCATTACAAACTAAACGCACCATTAAGTATTGCGAgatctttttaaattagttttgttcTACATTTTCAGTTTATGGACATCTTCTCTTGGAGTATTTGAAAATAGCAGGcctgaaaaaacattttgcggTTAAATAACGGTAACAGATTTTAGTagcaatattttagttatagtTTCATAAGTAGCAGCTGGaacataatgtaattttaagagCATTCGCGTAAGTACGGCCACTCCCTGCACCCCGCTTTAAAACGGCCAGCAAGTCACAGCCGGTTAATTAGGGTCGAGAGGGTAAACTGCCGCCTCATAGGTTTTCGAACGCACTGCGTATGTGGACCAACCCTGGCGTCTTATCTCACACTTACTTCGTATTAATTCACTTACACGAACTATTTGTGTGCATAAAAAAGCATTTGTTTCGTACATTGTCTCGGAAGTATCTGTTACCTTTGCTCAAACTGAGCAGATTTAGATGAAATGTTATTCATGTGCAGAATAACACCTAAAGTTTGTCTATGAAGTAGGAAATAAATAAGGCACGTTAAAAATTAGTTCGTTAAAAAACAGTTCTTTATATACAGATTGTAGACTGCACCACGGAAGAAGCTATGCATAGTAGTAGCAGctgcaattaattttgtacCTTAAGCGTGGTGAACATAAGGCCCAATTCCCCGTGCTGCATGCCGGGCTCTAGGAAATCTTCCACAAAGTGTATTTCCGAGCCGAGCTGAAGGATTCGAGCGCGAACCACAACAAAATGGAACACTGGGAACAATTCGTCCATACTCCATAGGTAGTTTTGACCTGTCAAAATAATGTTCAACCTTATTACTTAGTACtcaatgtttaaatataaaggtaaaagttaagaaaaataacgttattaacttttaaataaaattcataactaGTTTATTTTCGTTATATACAgcataaaatcattaaaatacagTAAAATATGCAATTCAGatgcctattttattttttatttcaaataaaattaggttAAAATCACCTAATTATTGTCGCTCAAGGTGGTCAAATTCTAGAAGTTGCTCTTAATAACCATCAGCTAATCTCGCCCATTAAGTtttcatttagaaaaaaatatatttgtctttATTGCAAGTTCAAACAATTTTAGTCCTTATttctaaacaataaaaagttcAAATTACCTAATTCCTGTTGCACAGCGGTGGTCATCTTCTGGAAGGTGCTCCTGATGACCAGCAGCTTCTCGATTGGCGAGAAGGTGGTCTTCAGTTGTTGCAGAGTTTCCACCGCTTCTTGAAACAGCTGTTCTTTGAGCGGAGAGTACGGTGGCGACTTATGACCGGTCACGGTGTTGTAACCGATCCagaattttctattaaaatattgtgacgAAATCAGTATGGTTATGTTACGCTATTTATACTAGacttagtattataataagttattttccAACTAAAAATGGGatttaaaatcacaatttttctaaaatcacaTAACAATGACAAGTGACAAGTGTCAAATGAGAGgcttttttctaatgtcaaaaacaaaaaaatatctctaaAATCCACATATTCGGAGATGTtgattcggagctgtgacgccgcgaagctcTGGGACCgcgcataaaaataaacttgaaattttgcagattcggctgtaatttactaccggccgcctgcctgacgtcaatgctattgttacctatcaacTGCCTAGTTATAAAACACCCTGAAACATTTTTGTCGACGAATCTCTCGAAAATGAAACGTTTTATTAATACGATCAGTCCAATCGAGAAACGGACTAGGTAGTTCGTATACTAgttgttgcccgcggcttcgcccgcgtatgTTTTCcacggaaacagttatttttccggcaCGAAAGCTATGTCTTTCTCCACACTTTAAACTGCATGTATgcagaatttcaagaagattgatatAGATAGTGtctgaagaggtaacaaacatacttccgcatttacaatattcgtTAGGATTAAAAAATCCAGTTGAAACTCACTGGTCGATACCCAGAAAGGCCATCAGCGTGAGATCCGGCTGCCGGTTCCATTTCATCAGTCGTCTCCAGTACAAATCGTCTTCTCTCTTGTTATGTAAAGCGTATAACACGAACAAAGCCGGGTGCACGCGCGGGAGCAGCGTTGGCTGGAGTAGAGAATCTGCTGATACCACCTCGCTGGAAGTGAGACTTTATTACTAAGCGTGTATTTTCCGCCCTGAAATAGGACCATTCAATATACACCGATATATGAGGCGACTCTTGCCTATATGCCTAATTATGGCAAAaacttcctcttgaatcactatatctattaaaaaaaaccgcatcaaaatccgttgcgtattTTTAAAGACACACATAGGGGCAGACGGATAGCGGAAAGCGACTTcattttatacaatgtaatgataaatttaGAACAATAAAACGACGTCAACATTTTACTACACTAGAACACAGACACTGAACTGATACCTACAAATTGTTAACTTACCCTTCAATAGGGTTACTATCCACAATCTCTTCACCTTCCGTTTTATATGGCAACACCGCGTCAGCGCCCTCTACTGGCAACGCGGGAAACAACAGACGAACCACCTGGTACAGTCGGGTGGTAATGCTTTTTAGCTCTTTGACCGCATGACTAAGGAGCAACGGGTGGACTCTGACACCACCGTAAGTTGTGTTGAACGCGTTGGTGAGTCCTAAGACTAGTTGGCCTAATGGATGGTGCGTCGATTCGCATGCCTGGAAGGAAACATGATAAGAATAGTTTAACTTGCGCTCCGTGATTCCGTTTCCGCGCAAGTTGATCTTCACTGcaattcattatatatatgaaattcccaaatgtcaaaaataatacttatttagttatttgacTATATCAATTGAATACTTTGATATATCTTTTGTATAACACATATAAGCTCACACAGCATCCTTTTTGTTTaacaatgtttaaatttacctGTGTACCGAGTTTTATCGAAATCTGTCGAGTAgatattgcgtgaaagaaaaacaaacataaattatctttccatttttgtaagtttaaatattcgcctaaatgtaggtatttacaatatatcataatatataaaactcttccgttactgagggGCGtagaaagttgaaatttggtgtgaGGTTTCTAGGACAGTTTTGGGGAGCACTatgaagggatttcctgaaatgcCCACCggcaacggatttttactcaaatacgaagttgtgggcaaaagctagtatatatatatatatatatatatatatatatatatatatatatatatatatatatatatatatatatatataatggaaGGTTAATAGAACTtacattttgcaaatattGTTTCAACTCCATATAGCTGTCCAAATCCAAATTCTTTTGGCCAAAATGCGGTATCACTTCCAAGCAGTCCACTAACTTCTCGATATCGGATCCTTTTGGCTTTTTCATGGGGGTTTTATGTTTGTCTTTATGCGAACAGGAAATAGCCACAGCGACATTTTGCCAGATCTTGACGTTGTCTATGGTATTCGATGGACCGTTCGCGAAGTGATTTCCGGTTGGGGTTAAAATTGTTTCCGAAACGCCGAGGCATTGGAAGCATTGGCGGAATAGCGCGTTCCATTTTTGGTTTGGCGCGACGCTGAGTTTGCCAAACGAACTGAAagttaatagaaaaataaatgtttttggaACAAATTACTTAGTACGTACGACTTCAACAACTTTGTATACGTCTATAGTAAAAGCGAATGAGAGAAGCTGAAAGCTGGTCAAACACATTGCTGattgtattgaaaaataaaaaaaataaaaattatatttttattcaaatcaagAGGATATGCTTTCCAATGATACAAGAACTAAGGACGCCGAAAACTGAGggaagtgaagaagaaaaagtatgaaagtgaaccctgggctccaacaACAAATGAGAAAGGAATAGGGAAAATGCATTTATTagttagagagagagagagaaactaAGAgcgtatttatattttaataacttaagatTACAATCGTAAAATGACAGGCgtcattgaaataaaactcaaAGTTAAAATGAACCCTAATTCCTACATACTTAGGCTTAGAATTCGATGGCAATGCCGGGTTGGAGACGTTCAGCTGCATAGTCGCGTTACTAATCTTGACGCCTTCGGTCCACGCACCACACAGGGACCCTTCTATTTTGTCCCCACTCGAAAAGGTCAACACGCCCTTTCCGGAGAAAATACCGGCCGATCTGAACTCCCCTTCGTAGtgggtgccatcttcgaagACCATGACTCCGTGCCccttaaatataatgataggCACGATAGGATAGAAAATagctagttttaaagatcaaagcatacatagggacagacagcgggaagcgactttgttttatactatgtaatgatgtGATATCGAAAATGTAGTTTTGACTTTTCTATTAGGCATTTAAAACTTGTATGACGATTATATTTCcaataatactattattaaatttcataacaccTGAAAAGTAGATTATGCATGTTTTTGATAACACTTTTATGTAATTAGTGTGTATATTTGGTCTcttaaatagtatatatacattaaaaaaatgtaacacatTTGCCCGACATATTGTGTCGAAAAACTTTTAATGACACACGCATGAATTGAATGATCTGCTTTTTcggcttttttattatattcgtgCTATTAATTCGCGTCGCGCGAAAATCCTGCTTCGTCTGCAATGTGTAGTATGTATGATTATGACTACAAGTATGCAAAAGTAGTATAGTATAATGCACACACACAAAAAtgcatactttttttttgcacacagcattatactaaaataaactgtattactttcataataaagttgtgtcaaaaatagactatatatatatatatatatttctttgatCAAACCATATACCTAATTGCCAATGGttgtatatactcgtatatgtaGTAGTCACGAGATGGGAATAAACATGCGTATGATTTTCATTACACGGTTATTATTCAACCGTTTCTTTCCATTGCCGAAGCAATTAACCTTGCAAAAATTGTGCAAATCATATCACAAATATGTATCAAATATAAACTCACCGTGAGCACATCTTGCATGAAAAGACCTTCATAGTAAATGCCGTCCAAGGTCACTATCAGTCCGCAGCCATGTCTTTTATTATCACTCCAATTGCCAAGATATTTTTCGCCTTTCCCTATATCATCCATGACTCCGTATCCTTGTCTGACACCGCTTGTCCATTCGCCAGTATAGATGGTGGCTGTTGAAGACGTAAAATCACCCTGCTTTTTTATCCCATGCCCGTGACACAAACCATCTTTAAAATATCCCTCATAGATGTCGCCAGTGGTGTATTTTAAGACCCCGTACCCGTTTTGCAGGTTGTCTTTCCATTGGCCTTCGTATATACCTGTAAAATTTAAACCAATATTCTGATTTCAcctttttttagatttatccAATCTTAATGTACATATggttttgcaaataataaataataaattcaacaaaGATTTATCATCGCTTGTATCATAATTGATAAATCTTTGGTGAATTTCATGATAACAATACTTAAGTAGTTAGGGTTCCTTACCAGTAAAGGTACATAGGAaccgttatttttattttggtgcatttaatattattaggcTTCGTTCGAACAGACGTAATCAGTTTTTACTACGAATATTTTGTTGTCGCATTTTGAGCGTTAGCGCTAACGTTATCGGGAGCTTTTCACGCCCATGCAAACTATTATGGGTTAAGACTGGGAAAGTGGGCGAAAA
Coding sequences within:
- the Als2 gene encoding alsin isoform X2, yielding MAGWENTWQRESGVARWEALCGTVPAERVMWPWEDGNTWSIYEGQWKDNLQNGYGVLKYTTGDIYEGYFKDGLCHGHGIKKQGDFTSSTATIYTGEWTSGVRQGYGVMDDIGKGEKYLGNWSDNKRHGCGLIVTLDGIYYEGLFMQDVLTGHGVMVFEDGTHYEGEFRSAGIFSGKGVLTFSSGDKIEGSLCGAWTEGVKISNATMQLNVSNPALPSNSKPNSFGKLSVAPNQKWNALFRQCFQCLGVSETILTPTGNHFANGPSNTIDNVKIWQNVAVAISCSHKDKHKTPMKKPKGSDIEKLVDCLEVIPHFGQKNLDLDSYMELKQYLQNACESTHHPLGQLVLGLTNAFNTTYGGVRVHPLLLSHAVKELKSITTRLYQVVRLLFPALPVEGADAVLPYKTEGEEIVDSNPIEGEVVSADSLLQPTLLPRVHPALFVLYALHNKREDDLYWRRLMKWNRQPDLTLMAFLGIDQKFWIGYNTVTGHKSPPYSPLKEQLFQEAVETLQQLKTTFSPIEKLLVIRSTFQKMTTAVQQELGQNYLWSMDELFPVFHFVVVRARILQLGSEIHFVEDFLEPGMQHGELGLMFTTLKACYFQILQEKMSIN